A section of the Salvelinus sp. IW2-2015 linkage group LG7, ASM291031v2, whole genome shotgun sequence genome encodes:
- the dpm1 gene encoding dolichol-phosphate mannosyltransferase subunit 1 codes for MASRKGSQQSRGDGDKYSVLLPTYNERENLPLIVWLLVKYFGESGYEYEIIVIDDGSPDGTLEVAEQLQKIYGEDKILLRPRAKKLGLGTAYIHGIKHARGNYVFIMDADLSHHPKFIPEFIKKQREGGYDLVSGTRYRGNGGVYGWDLRRKLISRGANYVTQVLLRPGASDLTGSFRLYKKVVLESLVERCVSKGYVFQMEMIVRARQLNYTIGEVPISFVDRVYGESKLGGNEIVSFLKGLLTLFATT; via the exons ATGGCAAGCCGAAAAGGTTCACAGCAAAGCCGGGGAGATGGTGATAAATACTCGGTGCTGTTGCCCACTTACAATGAACGAGAGAATCTACCGCTTATTGTMTGGCTATTGGTAAAATACTTCGGTGAAAG TGGATACGAGTACGAGATTATTGTCATTGATGATGGAAGTCCAGATGGGACACTTGAGGTGGCAGAACAACTGCAGAAGATATACGGAGAGGACAAGATA CTCCTTCGACCAAGAGCAAAGAAACTAGGGTTAG GAACTGCCTACATCCATGGCATTAAACATGCCAGAGGGAACTATGTCTTCATAATGGATGCAGACCTCTCCCATCAT CCTAAATTTATTCCAGAATTCATAAA GAAACAGAGAGAAGGCGGGTATGACCTTGTGTCAGGCACCCGATACAGAGGAAATGGGGGCGTATACGGATGGGACCTGCGCAGGAAACTCATCAG TCGGGGAGCAAACTATGTCACACAGGTGCTGCTGAGACCTGGGGCATCAGACCTGACTGGCAGCTTCAG gctcTACAAGAAGGTGGTACTAGAGAGTCtggtggagaggtgtgtgtccaaAGGCTACGTCTTTCAGATGGAGATGATTGTCCGTGCTAGACAGCTGAACTACACCATTGGAGAG GTTCCAATTTCGTTTGTGGATCGTGTTTATGGGGAGTCTAAACTGGGAGGAAATGAAATAGTGTCGTTCCTGAAAGGACTGCTTACTCTCTTCGCAACAACATGA